Part of the Pseudodesulfovibrio mercurii genome is shown below.
GGAAGAGGGCGAACGCATCGGTCTCCAGGGGGTCAGCCGCGACATCACGGACCGCAAGCGGGCCGAGGCCCTGCGCGAGGACATGGAACGCATGGCCCGCCACGACCTCAAGACCCCGCTCGGCGCGGTCATCGGCCTGCCCGACGAGATCCGGCGTCACGGCAACCTCGACGCCTCCCAGGAGGCCATGCTGGCCACCATCGAGAGCGCGGGCACGACCATGCTTGAGCTGATCAACCGCTCCCTGGACCTCTACAAGATGGAATGCGGCACCTACGTCCTCGACCGCACCACCGTGGACGTCCTCGACGTCCTCGAACAGATCAAGGCCGAATGCCTGCCGCACATCATCGAAAAGGGCATCAGCGTGGGCATCGAGGTGCGCGGCGGCGAGGCGGACGGCACCCTGCCCGTGTCCGCCGACGCCGAGCTCTTCCGCTCCATGCTCTGCAACCTCGCCACCAACGCCCTGGAGGCCTCCCCGGAATCCGGCTCCGTGTCCATCGTCCTCGAAAGGACCGACCACCTGACCATCACCATCCGCAATCAGGGCGAAGTGCCCCTGTCCGTGCGCGAGACCTTCTTCGACAAATACTCCACCTCCAGCCCCGCCCGCGGTTCCGGACTCGGCACCTACTCCGCCCGGCTCATCGCCCGCACCCACGGCGGGGACATCGCCGTCGAAACCGGCACTCCCGGCGAGACGAGCGTCATCGTCACCCTGCCGCAGTAGCTGGTATTGGGGGGGGGCGCGGCTTCCGATAGCGGGCCATCCGCACATTTTTTCCGGGGGGCTTTCATCCTCACGTAGACGGCTATCGCTGCTGTCGTCATCTCTAAGACCGAGCAAGCTCGGCCTAAGAGCTGAGGCACGCTGCGGTGAAAGCCCCTCGGAAGAAAATGTACGGCTGACCCACTCTCGAAAGCCTGACGACGTGCGAGCGCGGGGGAGAGAGCCGCTGTCGGGTGCTGCCCACCCGAATCGCTCCAAGGGGGGACAGGTCCGGTTGGCGGGCGGCGGCAGAGGGGTATGTCTCAGGGCGTAAGCGTCTTCCCAAAAACAACTCCGCGATTTCGGGCGGGGGAAACGGCGCACGGCGTTTCGTGAAGCGGCACAGATTCTCACCCGTTTTTCCCGGACGAAATCGCACACCGGCACGGCGGAAGGCATCCCGCACCGGCCGTCCGCCGCCGCACCCCGAGCATAGCGAGGCGATGGGATTCTCAAGGCCCTCGGCCTTGAGCGGGCCCAGGGCGGCGCCCTGGCCGCCGGAGGCATTCCCAACATGAAGGCCCGCCCCGGAGAACCGGAGCGGGCCTTTGCCGTGTGACTGGGCAGGGGGGGTTAGTCGTTCAGCTTGTGCATGAGCCAGGCCATGTTCTCGCCGAGGATGTCCATGGTCAGCATGCCTTCCTCGTCCTTGAGGACATCGCCCTTTTCGCGGCCGAAGCCCATGTTCCAGTAGCGGGAGCCGGGCACGACCATCTGCTGGATGAAGAAGAAGGAGTTGATGGTGTTGAAGGTCTGCATGGCCCCGCCCCGGCGGGCGGCGACGATGGCCGCGCCGACCTTGCGGGCGAACATGGAGCCGTTGACCAGGCCGACCATGCCGGCGCGGTCGATGAGCGCGCTCATTTCGGTGGTGATGGTCGCGAAGTAGGTGGGCGAGGCGAGCAGGATGCCGTCGGCCGCGTCCATGGCCTCGATGCACTCGTTCAGGAAGTCGTTCTTGACGGCGCAGCGGCGGTCCTTGTTTTCCGCGCACTTGTAGCAGGCGATGCAGCCGTGCATCTTCTTGCCCGCCAGTTCGATCATTTCGGTCTCGATGCCTTGGGCCTCGAGTTTGGCGAGGGCGCGTTTGATCATGTCGGCGGTGTTGCCGCCCTTGCGCGCGGAGCCGTTGAATGCGACGACTTTCATGGTTTCTCCTAGTAGGTGTTGTAGTGGATGCGGTCCGCGTTGAAGCGGCTTTCGGATTTGGGTCGCTGGGCGGGCCACCCGATGGGGGCGAAGCCGAGCGGCATGACGTGGTCCGGAATGTTGAACATGGCCCGGTACCCGGTTATGCGGTCTTCCTTGGGATAGATGCCGGTCCAGACCGCGCCCAGGCCCAGGGCGTGCACGGCCAGGAGCAGGTTTTCCATGGCCGCGGCGCAATCCTGGACCCAGTAGCCCGGATATTTCTCCTTGCTCAGGTCGCCGCAGACGATGATGCCCACCTGGGCCTGCAGGACCATCTGGACGTAGGGGTGCAGGTTGACCATGGCGTCGAGCCGGGCCCGCTCGTTGACCACGATGAACTGCCAGGGCTGGCCGTTGCCCGCGCTGGGGGCCATCATGGCCGCTTCCAGGATCTGGCGGACCATCTCCTCGGGCACGGGCCTGTCTTCGAATTTTCGGACGCTGCGCCGGGTGCGCAGGGCTTCCAGGGTATCCATTTCGTCCTCCTGGTTGGGGGTGCGTGGCGTTTGTTTACCTTCTTCATGTTCTCTGCTAATGGAGAGAAAATATCAAGTACGCACTTCAAAGTTCTATAGTAA
Proteins encoded:
- a CDS encoding flavodoxin family protein — protein: MKVVAFNGSARKGGNTADMIKRALAKLEAQGIETEMIELAGKKMHGCIACYKCAENKDRRCAVKNDFLNECIEAMDAADGILLASPTYFATITTEMSALIDRAGMVGLVNGSMFARKVGAAIVAARRGGAMQTFNTINSFFFIQQMVVPGSRYWNMGFGREKGDVLKDEEGMLTMDILGENMAWLMHKLND
- a CDS encoding nitroreductase family protein; translated protein: MDTLEALRTRRSVRKFEDRPVPEEMVRQILEAAMMAPSAGNGQPWQFIVVNERARLDAMVNLHPYVQMVLQAQVGIIVCGDLSKEKYPGYWVQDCAAAMENLLLAVHALGLGAVWTGIYPKEDRITGYRAMFNIPDHVMPLGFAPIGWPAQRPKSESRFNADRIHYNTY